GactcaaatataagttgaataagaaagttacaaatattatacaagttctaaaataaataattatacacttataacaaaattaaaataattaaaaatagttgGATCATGCCTCTGTCGTATGGAGCATATATACATCTAAAAACTCGTCAACAAATAAGTACTCATTGCAGATCGTACATCTTGAATTGAAAGCCTCACATAGACAAGTAATTGTTCCTGAAAAATACTTTTAGAAAAAcagggtgagttttgcaactcaatgactagacaatacatctataatcggcatgagaccatataaacattatatcaaaataattttaattagaaaataatacttgataataataagtgaatcaataagagagttctcatacagaaatcaaatcaaaagtccacacttgaGCGGCTtcacctctatgggtagccctttcctcttgtgtttcctaacagaataacagatctaGCGTGTGgtctacacgttaggctagcaacacccctgctagctggagtctgagttagatgcatctaaaTTAACGTCATAACCACCATTAACTAcagttttctaatacgagcctcccaaaccaattcaaaacatataatttcaaatacaacaaatccttgatctttcaaatatataaggtatagaatcaaatcaaatcatattttacTTTTTCATCAGAAATCTTTCCAATCATACTTCTCAATCATAAGAAATTTCAAACATATTTCACAATCTTTAAAGTAAGTGAGTACTAACAATtacttcaatgcttcaaaaacagattttcaagtaaaatcaaacatTTTAGAATGATACAAAAtttcatcaaaaatatatatagtttaaaaaaaatagatattcaagtaaaatcaaatattttagaagtgcaaaacttcatcaaaaatatatatagtctcatgtataGTTCCGAAAGCATAAACTTCATAAAAacgaattatttaaataaatcaattatactaatcaatttaaaatcattcaagacaaatatagtgagtataattcaaagatcatactAGTTATagatcaaaataattatagatgcacaatcaaacaattataaatataaagTCTACTCACAATTTGGTCTCAAGGGACCGAAGATACCGAACCCGGAGTGCCAAAATCCAAGGTGAGGAGGATTGAAGTAAAATGGAACGAATGAGCGTAGGATTTGGATTAGGGCAGCGACAAGGTGGAGCTGCGATAGTTTGGGTTATTGACAGGAACGGTTTAGCTCCAGCAGCACCAACAGTTCCATTAGCAACCAAGGTTCACCCGAACGACGACTGGTGACAGAACAACCCTCTATTCACGACGGCTCCTCTCGCACATTCTGTTTCTTTCTCTTCGAGCTCTCTCTTCTGTCTCAATGATGGCGACGGCGACTTGGCATGGCAGCGGTTGAAGCTCAGCGGCAACGTAGACAAGGCGCGGCGGCTGTCCGTCCTCGTCTCCTCTCTCACGCTCGTCCCCTCTCTCGGATGCATCTCTCGGTTCTAGCCTCTGATGACAACGCGATGGCAACGAGCTGGACGCGGCTAGCAGCGACGCGACAAGACACGAATGGCGAGCTCCAGGCCGGCGGTGACGAGGTGTGGCCCTCTCTCTCCTCGCGTGGACAGCTCCCTCCTTCCTCCTCCCTTCTCTTCTCGCGGTCTCCcctctctctttcccttttctttctttttctgttgaATTTGGGTGTGTGTGCTGTGAGAAAGAAGGTATGAGGTGAGTGAGGGTGTGTGCGGCGGTAAGAGGTGAGTGAGTGCGGGGCTAGAGTTAGAGAAGGAAGAAATATACTTAGGAGTGGGTCCCACgtcttatcttcttttttttttttttttctggttattACATTTATCATGTGtcctaaaaatatatattagctaAACCCGTTTCATAAAACTTAGATATATAGTGAAGGAGGTGAGAGTTAAACTCATAATTTTCTTCGTATAATGACTTATAATAAATGAAGCAACCACTaaactaattagttaatttaataatttagagcattagttttttattttttattttattaatatgtatgaaattcgaaatgattgaattttatatttatttaaaaaaaattgatatttctgTAGATAAGATAGgatagggtttagaattttagagTACGGGTAGGGTTCTCAACCCACAGATAAAATATgatagagttttaataaaattttcaactcgCAAGTAGGGTTAGAGTAGGATACAAACCCTACTCTCTACCCTACTCATTGCCAGCTCTATATTACACAGTTTACACTCCTCTCTCTAACCATTTGGGATCATTAATTTCCTTCCAATTTCAGTTTCAGATCTTCCAAATCACATCCAAAAAATTCTTCAATCACAATATTAAACATGTCGGTAATActagagagacaaaaaaaaaggcaaccaaaacttatcttatttatcattcattaattattgtaataattaataaatattaaataagataagttaggactattttttactaattttcttTAGTTACCAAATATTTCTATAAACATACAAATTCTCTTCAAACAAGCTAAATAAGTAAATAGCATCCAAAAAACTTCAGAACATtattaaacctaaaaaaatcttaaattcttCCAACCCTACCTAATCATAaacctacaaaaaagaaaaagtcaaaaagTCAAAAAAAAATCTCCAGAACTTTAGAATCAGAGCATCACATAGCATTATCTTTTATTATGTTATAAGAAAGGAATTATCTAATCTAAATCACATATTTAATTCTCAAAAATTGATTAACCATCTTTATTAGTTTGCTCATATATATATTTGAAGACTTGAAGATGAAGGATGTGTTTGTGAGTTATTATTGGATCATGTTTACAGAGTCTTCTTTACGGACATAAGTTTAATTGTTAAATGCAACCAATAGCATTAGTTCATCATTGTGAATTAAATCGCTTTAATTTGCTAATCCGGTCTCTCTGTTCTAAAATGTCAGATTATTAGAGATTAACAAGGAAACCCTTTACTTTGTGAATGTGGATGCTCTTTATCAACATAGCAATCTTTCTTTCCTTCCATTCAAACACCTTAAATagcttcaatttcattttactaaGGATATTGTTGTCTTTGCAACTATTGGATTTCATTCCTTGGAAAAAAGATCTTCAAATTCAGTATGAAATGCATCTGAATCCAAACAATCAACACCAGTAAATTGAATAatatacaattcatttcactccACTTTTAAACAAGAAAGAGAACTATTATGGGAATTGAAAACCAGGAAAGTCACACACTATTAGTAATGAAAAATAATGAACTATAATCTGAAAACACACGGAAGCATAGaaaaattaagagagaaaaagacaaataggtccctaaccttttgtcccgcggacatttttgtctctgaccattgaaaaatacttttaagtccctgaccttcacataatttggacggatcagtccctttGTTCAAATGCCttcgtcagggactgatccgtccaaatgcctccgttaaGGACTGATCCGtctaagttttgtgaaggtcagggacttaaaagtatttttcaatagtcAATGCAGGGCAaaaagtcagggacctatttgtccttttctcttaatGACTGTAGATGATGAATATAACTTCAGTCTTGATCACGGTTGAGCAGGTTTTCAGGGTCGCAATATCGAATATGTGGCATTCCTCCTTCTTCTATTTTCCACCTGCCAGGGAGCCTCTTGTACAGTTTCACACGTAGCACTTGAAGCTGTGGGAAGTCCCCAGCCGCGCAATTAACATCGTAATGCATGCTTGCTAACTCTAGATTCAAGATTTGCAGGTTGACAAGCTGTCCCAGAGTCTTGATCAATCTTGAGTCTATTTCGCAGTGGCGTCTTATGGTAATCTTGGAGAGACTCCTGGGATACACATTCGGATCTAATGGAAGCCTACTGATGTTATGTACCTTTAGCGTACGGAGTTTGTTTAGGCACTGCAAAATCTTCTCTAATATTTCATCATTTGACTTATTTAGATGTTGCCATAAACTTAGTTTTGTCAAGTTGGGAAACATGCCCTTGTTAAGGACACTTGCTAGTTGTGAATCGAGATGAATGAAACCCAGAGTCTGGAGATTCTCCATACTTGTTTCCCCATTTTCTACACTCAACATTGATACTCCAGTACAATCCCACTTTGCATACAGTTGGCGAAAATAAATACGCCTCAATGACTCCAGCTTCCATATTTTGCTTGGTAGAGCTAAATGATCGGAGTCACGATGAAACTCTAGATGCAACATTTCTAGATTGCAAAGGTTGCATATACAAGTTAAAACATCACCTGCAATTCTTAGAGAACCTACTATCAGTTTCAAATACCTTAGATGGATCAATGACTTCAATCCACTTGGTTGTGAATGTAGCTCCACTAGGTTCATATGCAATACACGAGCCAACTTGAAACCATTCTCTATCTGTTTCCACCCTTCTGATTTACTCTTCCAGATAGTTCTTTCACCAAATACAAGCAGAGAGCGTGCAGATGATTGGTTATCTTTGGTTAGCCTCAGGTTTCCTCTATACTGGAGAGACATCCTACGGGGATTACACTTGTTAGCATCTAATGTCGTACACACTTCCATAAACTTATTTTCGCTGCTCTCTGAAATGCAGAGGTCTCGGAGAAGATCATGGACTCTACATGTCTTCACACCCCCATCAGTTCTCCTACTTGCAACTTGCACCAAACTCCGTTCCACCAGCTTATCTAAATACATGTCGGCAATATCTTCTACTTCTGGTGAATTCGATGGTCCAACTTCTTTTTTCTGAATGAACCCTTCAGCTATCCACAGTTGACACAATGTTCTCACATGGATTTCATAATCTTCAGGATACACTCCCAAATAAAGAAAGCATGGCTTTAATGTTTGAGGAAGGTCATCATAGCTAAGCTTCAGAATATTGGTCACAATTCGATATTCCTCCTCTTGAGCAAGATACCAAGAAACATGATTCTTGATTTTATGCCATTCTCTTGGTGACCTCTCTTTTTTGGCAACCATACCTGCTAACACAACAATGGCAAGTGGCAAACCTTTACAGGCACTAGCCATTTCTTTGCCAGGAGGTTCTAGTTCAAGAGGACAATTTTTTTTGCAAAATACCTTTCTACAAAACAATTCCCAACTTTGAGTTTCATCAAGAAATGGGAGTTTGTAAGTGAAGGTTGCTCTTGTATAGTGAGAAATATCCTGAACACGTGTAGTTATTAATATTCTGCTACCCTTGTCGTCATCGGGAAAGGCTTCTTGCAACTCGTCCCACACTTGAGTTTTCCAGATGTCGTCTAGCACTAGCAGATATTTCTTTCCACTCATGCGTTTTCTGACTTCTCCTTTCATTTTTTCTTGATCATTTAAATCTTTACACTCCTCTACAGATAATCCCAAACACTTCAAAAGGTTTATTAAGAGTTCTTCAGCTCTGTAATCATTGGACACAAAACCCCACACACGACACTGGAACATGGTCTTGATCTTGTCGCTATTGTAGATCTTTCGAGCAAGAGTGGTTTTTCCCAATCCACCCATGCCTAGTATGCAAACAACTTTACGACTCGAATCTCCTCTGCTACCGAGGTGGTTAATCACCTCATCGGAGTCATGCACCAAGCcaactacttcttcttcttccacatccCTCCTTCTTGCAAGCAATGAGTCTTCTGCAAATTCTTTGTTTCTAAAATGACTTTCAAAATCACCTTGTTGGATGCCATATTTAGACTTGTTTTCATAGATATCATCGATCCTTCTCTTGATGGTGGTAATCCGATCATTCACCTCATGAAGCGTCATCACATGGTCTTTGCTGTGGAGTAACTTTCCCAACATGTTTCTGCTTCTTTGATTGTTGACATTGACGACATAGGTGTCTATCACGTCTTCAGCTTCGTATGCTACATCTCTGATCTGGTTCACCACTTCTCTCACCACGGGATCATCGTGTTTTCCCTCAGAACTCTTAATGAAAATGTTCATGAACTTAAGTTCTTCACTTAGGGGTTTGATTTGATCCTTCACACCTGAAAGCAATGTCACTTCACTAACAAGCACCCGCGACAAGTTGTCTAGCACAAAGGATACAACAGTGTCCACCATCTTACAATCCTAGGACAAAATTGAGAGGACATTGTTGAGTGTTAGGCAAGCAAGAAAGCAAAATCATCTATGCAGAAGGAAGTCaataaaatataacataatattagagaaacaaaaaaaacaacAGAACTTGCTTTAATTAGTATTCATCCACAATTAATGAAACagacctgctacacatacaagtttttttggcatacaagtttatacaagttaatcttaattcaataaaattcacttttataatgcaagaaagaaaaggaagagtttgaattatacaaaatttatcaatatacatacaccaaaaatttttaaataatacaatataaataatTTGTATAAACTTGTATGTATAAATAACTTATATGTGAAGAATAATTCTTAATGAAAATAAATATTAGATAGAAACAAACAAACATATATGGTGGGTTAATTATAATCCATCATCAATGTCATTCAATTTCATTTTCTGACTTGACATGAAAATAAATTAAGGAGATGATGAGTGAATATTTAATAACAAGGACAATATTGTAAAATTTATAccatattatatcaaattaaaagaatttggaaataatctttttttctaagaaataaatattttgtataaattaaaCATCTTATTCACATCTACATAGCTCATGGTAATTCAGTCCActagaaataaaactaaaaaaatgagcGAAGCAAAATAAATAAGTAGATATCGATACTTATTAGGGCCGTTTGGAAACTCTAGAAgtagttttttttcatttttaacttataaaaagtagtagtattaatgtcgggtgcaatttttaaaaccaaattgcaactttctaaaaagctattttggagcttatagagaagttaaaaaaaatgacttctctcataatatttctacttttcattacatttctttaaaataagcacttttagagttaaaaatctaaacacaaaataacttatttataagttacttttaacagaatcatttattgtttaagttattttatcaaaaggagCTTAATAAAGTTAGTTACCCAAACTGGACCTTACTGCAGTTATAACTAGGAgcaatttcttaaaaaatttgcttgttcttattttccttgtTCTGTTGCTATATCTCTCCCTTACACTACTCTTCCCTAGCTATCTCTCTTTATCAATTATTTCAAATCTTCTATATATGAGTAAGTTTATGATGTTAATATTACTTTTAcagtaataatataatatagcaatggttcttcttcttcaatctataTAGTAAGCTTCATAAACAGTTTGAATAGCTATTTGTTGGGCTTCATTTTTCGTTAAAAAACCTCTTTCtcttaaagaaaatataaaaaagaaataaaaataaatgataaatttgAATAGCCTTATGCTAACTACTTAAATCTTGTTCTTTGCTTgtttaaaatacaattttttttttgtcaaattttattaattatttgttaGATAAATTAACCACCAAACAGAtccttgttttaaaaaaaaatctgccagaaaagaaaaaatcaagTATTAGCATAGTTATTAATACATATCCAAATACTCGCCAAACTATGTATGATTCACCAATAAGTGAAAAATCTTGAAGATCTGTATCCTTATTATTCAAATGGAATATATTTCCCAATTTccctaaaacaataaagaaagaaaatataaagtgaatcaaatcaatcaaataTATATGAGAGAAAATAAATGATCAGAACGTACCAGTAATTAAGAGAGAAGGCACACATATAATTAACCACATAAGAACTAAGAAGTAAAGTAGTAGTGATTGTGTGTTACATTACATATAAAAGCTGGGAAGAAGAGCAAGACATACACAGTATGAATAGAGAGGGTAAGATAAGACGATTTCAAAAAAGTAATGTCAAGTTGCTTAAAAAATTCATTGGtataaaagaaattaaaggtAATTGTGATATTATAATAGAAATGAAAAGTACTAATTCAATTAAATAATCTATGCACCAACACTAGCTTAGTGGAGTACAGTAGACTAGTAGAGTGTTGTCGTTACTCGCATGCAGAGTTAAAAATTTGCATTTTTACGCCTAAAcaaatttacattattgttaaGATCAACTTATCCCATTAATTAATTATGACATGATTGAGCAGACCCAAGTGGATGCATGTGCAAGTGGATGTTAATTAATTCATAGTAGAATGTTAGCTATGAAGATGGGTACAACAGGAGGGGTAATGTTAGGGAGACAAAAAATACGGtcagaacttgtcttatttaatattcatttattgtcgcaacaattaatgaatgttaaataaggcaagttatgattgtttttgtctaattttctttggttaccaaacatttccgcaacaggaaatggatcctctctaatttttttaacacCTGAGCAGATGAAGTGTTATCTCTTATCAGTTACCATTAACTTTATAAGtaggaccaaaaataaatatgagagaaaaaacAATAAAGGATAAGAGATTACAATTAACACCATCCAGTTTTTTCTTCACTAGAGAGGATCCGCTCCGGAGTACAATATACATGCTTATTATTGTGACTGTATGTTTTAGGACTAATTCTTGAATTTTATATGTTTTTGAGTTTAGGCTTTTAGCTACACATTCTTTCGTGTAcctttttcttttacttattgGCAGGCACATTGATTCTTCAAGTTACTGATAAAGTTTGTTGATTTCACAAATCTAGTGGATGAACTGAAATCACAATGGCAAAACATATAAATAAAGCAGTTAGTTGTCATTTTTATCATCAAAGGTAGCAACGTTGCAAGGAGAAACTTTCTTTGATATTACCGTCAAAAGTATTTctcttagaaaaaaattttggtaCAAAAACTAACAAGGGAAAATGAGTATgttgactaatttaaaaataaagtcaATTTTTTTGTGTGTCATCGTTTAAATTAGGGTTTAACTAACCTGTCTTCTTAAGGCAGAAGTTAAAATTGCTagtaatagaaaattttaaatagttTTCTCTAATAAATGcataataaatatattgaaaatttaaattttatatcgtttgtatgaaaaaaattaattaataattttattatgggACAAATTGCAGTATTAAACCAGTTTGAatgagatattacatgattcaACCAAAATCGAAAAATAAGACATGGATCAACCAAAAGCATGTATTTATGTAATTCGAactaaaaacaatagtaatttgAATCAATGCTGTTCAAATTATGAGGGAGTATGCATGCTAGGTAATTCGTACCGAACTGATTCGAATCATGCATGGGGCAGTTCGAATCACTCTTATTCgaattatatggtgagcaattcAATAGGCAGTTCGAATCTAGCTGATTcgaattatgtatatataattcaaaattGGCTGTTTCGAATTAGGAAGCCCCATACGTGTATAAATATGGTGTGAACGTGAATTGAGTTCATTTGAGTGAGACAAAATGGCTAGTGAGAAGAGTTGTGTAGTGTTGGTGCATTATAGAGGGTCGATTAAGAGAAAAACACGctctggtgtgaagttcactgataaagATCCTCTAAGTACTTTTATGAGACCTACGATGAGATTCGATAACTTCTTGAATTCTATAATACAGAAACTTGAGCTGCAAGGCGTGAAACGGGTTCAGAAGTTATTCTATCGCATTCCGATATCAGTGCTTAGAGATGACGTGAAGTATGATTCTTTCATTATAGGAAGTGACGAGGATTTGCAGGTCCTGTTCCATTGTCGTCGGCAGTTTTCCGAGGTCAGGACACCTGAGTTGTTGacaaagttggttgatgtggtatctagTTCGGGAGGTTCGGATCGGAATACCCAAACTCTAGGCACGGTAGCCGGTTTTAGCTCGAGACCTGTTGGTGCATCTTCGTCCGTGCCTGTGAATGCACCTCGGGACGAGCCTGTCGCTTCCCCGtcgttcgctgttgatctcaaCTGCAGTGGTGGCGGAGAAGTTGGTATCGTGGAGAGGGTGTCGATTTCTTTACAGTGTGGGGCACCGGCTGGGATGGGTGATGCATTGctggatgatgatggtgatgatgatgtggAGGTAACACACCCAGCAACTCCTAGAACCATACCCACGCTGGCCGACCACCCTGGATGTATGTTTGAAAATCTGTTAGGCAACCACTGACATAATGTCCATCGATCGGCAGTCCTaactggtatgccacgtcctgcaATGTAATAGTGCACTCCTCGAATGGCATATAAAACGTGTGCGTCTTCGGACGCCAGCGCTCAACGAACGCACTGACCAGGGGCTCATCCAGTCTGAACCATCTCTCGTTCAGCCCCGTAAGATGGTATAAGCCGGCCATCTGTAAGTACGGAACGTACCTCTCGCCCAGACGCATACCCTGCTGCCGTTGCACTAACATCAttcactaacaaaaccactaacactactactaacaaaaccactaacatcattcactaacaaaaccactaacaa
The sequence above is drawn from the Arachis hypogaea cultivar Tifrunner chromosome 4, arahy.Tifrunner.gnm2.J5K5, whole genome shotgun sequence genome and encodes:
- the LOC112743450 gene encoding putative disease resistance RPP13-like protein 3; the encoded protein is MVDTVVSFVLDNLSRVLVSEVTLLSGVKDQIKPLSEELKFMNIFIKSSEGKHDDPVVREVVNQIRDVAYEAEDVIDTYVVNVNNQRSRNMLGKLLHSKDHVMTLHEVNDRITTIKRRIDDIYENKSKYGIQQGDFESHFRNKEFAEDSLLARRRDVEEEEVVGLVHDSDEVINHLGSRGDSSRKVVCILGMGGLGKTTLARKIYNSDKIKTMFQCRVWGFVSNDYRAEELLINLLKCLGLSVEECKDLNDQEKMKGEVRKRMSGKKYLLVLDDIWKTQVWDELQEAFPDDDKGSRILITTRVQDISHYTRATFTYKLPFLDETQSWELFCRKVFCKKNCPLELEPPGKEMASACKGLPLAIVVLAGMVAKKERSPREWHKIKNHVSWYLAQEEEYRIVTNILKLSYDDLPQTLKPCFLYLGVYPEDYEIHVRTLCQLWIAEGFIQKKEVGPSNSPEVEDIADMYLDKLVERSLVQVASRRTDGGVKTCRVHDLLRDLCISESSENKFMEVCTTLDANKCNPRRMSLQYRGNLRLTKDNQSSARSLLVFGERTIWKSKSEGWKQIENGFKLARVLHMNLVELHSQPSGLKSLIHLRYLKLIVGSLRIAGDVLTCICNLCNLEMLHLEFHRDSDHLALPSKIWKLESLRRIYFRQLYAKWDCTGVSMLSVENGETSMENLQTLGFIHLDSQLASVLNKGMFPNLTKLSLWQHLNKSNDEILEKILQCLNKLRTLKVHNISRLPLDPNVYPRSLSKITIRRHCEIDSRLIKTLGQLVNLQILNLELASMHYDVNCAAGDFPQLQVLRVKLYKRLPGRWKIEEGGMPHIRYCDPENLLNRDQD